The Brachionichthys hirsutus isolate HB-005 chromosome 8, CSIRO-AGI_Bhir_v1, whole genome shotgun sequence genome contains a region encoding:
- the miip gene encoding migration and invasion-inhibitory protein encodes MSSTDELNVLRERNKELLKQLKQLSGCRQRHKRGREDDPEEILIRTDAEPGTAGAALAKPTVRFAVHASTMATPPPPSLTSKHGEGSAAGRSSDGERHLQDQGVRAASTKSRLLNHSEEQGESQRGDAVSHRLQPLLGYDWIAGILEADDSTIERPDEFFNELSAFRSLNRVECHHSPRAAFSESNHSGLPSLMDKDDPEATVDTHKCTFSYRINGRLFPVPLRSQESCPVCKRQKSFHPHTVTEPAPVRVSIPRAALGPPFKYRAHRRCSFDPSDSLGLPSHCLSGWSNTGPGALPPLSSLDLRSNLNRKTSSGLQDTELEVMLPGLVP; translated from the exons atgtcctcaACGGACGAGCTGAACGTTTTACGAGAGCGTAATAAAGAGTTATtgaagcagctgaagcagcttagcggctgcaggcagagacacaagaGGGGGCGAGAGGACGACCCGGAAGAGATCCTGATCCGGACGGACGCAGAACCCGGTACCGCCGGGGCAGCCCTCGCCAAACCTACCGTGAGATTTGCAG TTCACGCATCCACGATGGCGACTCCTCCGCCTCCATCTTTGACATCCAAACACGGAGAAGGATCTGCTGCTGGACGTTCTTCAGACGGCGAGCGACATCTTCAGGACCAGGGCGTGAGAGCAGCCAGCACAAAGTCACGTCTATTGAACCACAGCGAGGAGCAG GGGGAGTCGCAGCGTGGAGATGCGGTCAGCCATCGTTTGCAGCCTTTGCTCGGCTATGACTGGATAGCAG GCATCCTGGAAGCTGACGACTCTACGATCGAGCGCCCTGACGAGTTCTTTAATGAACTCAGTGCATTTCGCTCTCTCAATAGAGTCGAGTGCCACCACAGCCCACGAGCGGC GTTTTCTGAGTCGAACCACTCGGGTCTGCCGTCGCTAATGGACAAGGATGACCCGGAGGCTACCGTGGATACTCATAAAT GTACGTTCTCCTACAGGATTAACGGCAGGCTGTTCCCGGTTCCGCTTCGCTCTCAGGAGAGCTGCCCCGTGTGCAAAAGACAGAAGTCCTTTCACCCCCACACTGTGACTGAACCAGCTCCCGTCAG GGTCAGCATCCCTCGTGCCGCCCTCGGCCCACCTTTCAAGTACAGAGCTCACCGGCGATGCAGTTTTGATCCTTCTGATAGTTTGGGGTTACCATCG CACTGTCTCTCGGGCTGGTCAAACACCGGTCCCGGCGCGCTGCCGCCGCTCAGCAGCCTTGACCTGCGGAGCAATCTGAATAGGAAGACGTCCAGCGGGTTACAGGACACGGAGCTGGAGGTGATGCTTCCAGGCCTTGTACCGTAG
- the mmel1 gene encoding membrane metallo-endopeptidase-like 1 yields the protein MGKSESQMDIMEKSSKPGRRRWTGTEIGLSVLLLLASCALAGLVVLYTSVVKEQSNRSSVSRSTAGQPFHSTINSVCTTADCVTAAARLLQNMDKSVKPCDNFYQYACGGWLERHVIPETSSRHSVFDILRDKLEIVLKGVLEVENEQDRDAIRKAKILYSSCMNESLIEQRDSQPLLKLIAGIGDWPVASDDWNITTEDAWSLEDTLAMLTAYFHKKVLLDLYVWTDDRDSRRHIVYIDQPGLGMPSRDYYFNDGNYKKVREAYVHFMISIAKMMREDRNLTQDDDHVWEEMMQVLELETDIANATSPAEERQDVTVLYNKMTLGDLQNTFSFNGFNWTRFIQGVLSSVSVGVHFEEEVVVYGSPYLEKMNDILSKHSTRTMQNYLVWQLLFERVNSLSRRFKEARARYRKTLYGTTVEDAWWRECVRYVQSSMENAVGALYVRETFAGESKQMVSDLISKIQTAYVETLEELSWMDAPSKEKAREKAMAIKEHIGYPDHILQESNQKLDQEYAHLNYSKEHYFENVLENLKSEAHKSLKKLREPVDPDLWIIGAAVVNAFYSPNRNQIVFPAGILQPPFFNKQQHQALNFGGIGMVIGHEITHGFDDNGRNFDKDGNMLNWWSNFSADHFKDQSQCMVQQYGNFNWKLAGGQNVSGISTLGENIADNGGVRQAYKAYLKWVEGEGEEAHLPGLDMDHKQIFFLNFAQVWCGAYRPEYASQSIKTDSHSPLEYRVLGSLQNFEAFSEAFHCEKGSPMNPELKCRVW from the exons ATGGGCAAATCTGAAAGCCAAATGGATATTATGGAGAAATCAAGTAAACCCGGACGGCGCCGCTGGACTGGTACAGAAATTGGACTATCCGTGCTCTTGCTGTTGGCCAGCTGTGCCTTGGCTGGGCTGGTAGTCCTCTACACTTCTGTTGTTAAAG AACAATCCAATAGGTCAAGCGTGTCAAGGAGCACAGCAG GCCAGCCATTTCATTCCACCATTAACAGTGTGTGTACAACTGCAGACTGTGTCACAGCAG CTGCTCGACTCTTGCAGAATATGGATAAGTCTGTGAAGCCTTGTGATAATTTCTACCAGTATGCCTGCGGGGGTTGGCTGGAGCGACATGTCATACCGGAGACGAGCTCCCGCCACAGTGTCTTTGACATTCTTAGAGACAAGCTGGAGATTGTCCTGAAAG GTGTTCTTGAGGTGGAAAATGAACAGGACAGAGACGCCATCAGGAAGGCCAAGATCCTTTACAGCTCCTGCATGAATGAGA GCCTCATAGAGCAGCGCGACTCCCAGCCCCTCCTGAAGCTCATCGCTGGTATCGGTGACTGGCCTGTGGCTTCAGATGACTGGAACATCACTACAG AGGACGCGTGGAGCCTGGAGGACACCCTGGCAATGCTCACTGCTTACTTCCACAAAAAGGTTCTGCTGGACTTGTATGTGTGGACGGACGACCGTGACTCTCGGCGCCACATTGTTTAT ATTGACCAGCCAGGACTTGGAATGCCGTCAAGAGATTATTACTTCAATGATGGAAACTACAAAAAG GTCCGTGAGGCCTACGTGCATTTCATGATTTCTATTGCAAAAATGATGCGAGAGGACAGGAACTTGACTCAGGATGACGACCATGTCTGGGAGGAAATGATGCAGGTGCTGGAACTGGAGACAGACATCGCTAAT GCCACGTCGCCAGCAGAGGAGCGCCAGGATGTTACTGTTCTGTACAACAAGATGACACTTGGAGATCTGCAGAACACGTTCAGCTTTAAC gGTTTTAATTGGACACGATTTATTCAAGGAGTGCTGTCCAGCGTGTCCGTTGGGGTGCACttcgaggaggaggtggtggtgtaCGGCTCCCCTTACCTTGAAAAGATGAATGATATCCTCTCCAAGCACAGCACCAG GACGATGCAAAACTACCTTGTCTGGCAGCTCCTCTTTGAAAGAGTCAACAGCTTGAGCCGCCGTTTCAAAGAAGCCAGAGCCCGCTACAGGAAG ACTCTGTATGGGACCACAGTGGAGGATGCCTGGTGGCGAGAATGTGTTCGTTACGTCCAGAGCAGCATGGAGAACGCGGTCGGAGCGCTGTATGTCCGTGAGACCTTTGCTGGAGAAAGCAAACAAATG GTCAGTGATCTAATCTCTAAGATCCAGACAGCGTATGTAGAAACACTGGAGGAGTTAAGCTGGATGGACGCTCCCTCGAAGGAGAAGGCAAGAGAAAAG GCCATGGCAATCAAAGAGCACATTGGATATCCTGATCATATTCTGCAGGAAAGCAACCAAAAGCTTGACCAGGAGTACGCTCAT CTTAATTATAGCAAAGAACACTATTTTGAGAATGTCCTTGAGAACCTCAAATCCGAAGCACACAAGAGTCTGAAGAAACTCAGAGAACCAGTTGACCCGGACTT GTGGATCATCGGTGCTGCTGTGGTGAACGCGTTCTACTCACCCAACAGGAACCAGATAG TGTTTCCAGCGGGAATCCTGCAGCCGCCGTTCTTcaacaaacagcagcaccagGCCCTCAACTTTGGCGGAATCGGAATGGTCATCGGACATGAGATCACACATGGCTTTGATGACAATG GGCGTAATTTTGACAAGGATGGCAATATGCTAAACTGGTGGAGTAATTTCTCTGCTGATCATTTTAAAGACCAGTCGCAGTGCATGGTGCAACAATACGGCAATTTCAACTGGAAGCTAGCAGGTGGACAAAAC GTCAGTGGGATCAGCACTCTGGGGGAGAACATTGCAGACAACGGAGGCGTTCGTCAAGCATATAAG GCTTATCTAAAGTGGGTGGAGGGGGAAGGTGAAGAAGCTCATCTACCTGGTCTAGACATGGACCACAAACAAATTTTCTTTCTCAACTTTGCCCAA GTGTGGTGTGGCGCTTATCGACCTGAATACGCCAGTCAGTCCATCAAAACTGACTCACACAGTCCTTTAGAATACAG AGTGCTTGGATCGCTCCAGAATTTTGAAGCATTCTCAGAAGCCTTTCACTGTGAGAAAGGCAGTCCAATGAACCCAGAGCTCAAGTGTCGCGTCTGGTAG